ACTCAATCGAGCATCCTCATTCTTATATTAAATCAAATGCAGAAGGCTTTTTAAATATTTTAGAAGGCTGCAGAAACTATAAGGTAAAGCATTTACTTTTTGCCTCCTCTTCTTCTGTCTATGGGATGAATGAGAAGGTTCCGTTTTCAGTCAACGACCCAGTTGCTCACCCGGTAAGTTTATATGCAGCGACTAAAAGAAGTAATGAGTTAATGGCACACACATATTCTCACCTTTACGGAATACCAGCGACTGGACTTAGGTTTTTTACTGTTTATGGACCTTGGGGGAGACCTGATATGGCGCCATTTCTTTTCACGAAATCAATTCTTAACGATGAAGAAATAAAGATTTTCAATAATGGTGAGATGGAAAGAGATTTTACTTACATAGATGATGTTATTGAATCTGTTATTAGACTTATTGATAAGGTTCCGGAGCCTTATGATAATACTGCTTTAATTAGCAGGTCAACTTCACCATACCGAATATTTAATATAGGAAGCTCTAGGCCAATTAAGCTTTTAGATTTTGTTAGCTCTATTGAAAGGGCTACGGGGATTAATTCAAAGAAGAAAATGATGCCAATGCAGGATGGTGATGTTATTACAACTTTTGCAGATGTGAGCGACTTGTCTTTAGAAATTGACTTTAAGCCTAGTACTTTGCTGAATGACGGTGTTCTTAATTTTGTTAATTGGTTTAGAGGATATTACAAGGTTTAGTTATGCATATGGACAGTGAGAAAAAAAAATATAGTCTTTACTTTTTTATTCAATTTTTTGTATTTCTAGCTCTTTGGTACATTGCTGCTGGAAGTTTTGAAATGTGGGGAGATGAGATTACTCATCTCGGTATCGCTCGAGGAGAATTGATTACTCATAGTGGAACTTTTTCTAAATACCTAAACTTTTCAACGGGGGAATTAGTAGATAATCAATACTTTAGAGGTGAAATTATTTCATACTTGTCCTACATTTTTCAAAAGATTTTTTACGAAGATATCCTTGTTGCAAGGTTGCCCTCGCTCGTTTGGACGTTTCTTACAGCAGTTTTGTTTATCATTTACACTTTAAAGCGCTTAAAAATATCACACCAGGCAGTCTTGTTTTCAACTTTTTTATTTTTGTTTAATTCAATAGTTTTTGAAAAATCTTTTTACGTAAGAATGTACGCTCCGTTGGCATTTGTGACTCTTGTCATCGCAACCTTGAGTTGGGAGTTAAAGGGATATTTCCTGAAGAGAAAGTTTGGTGTTTGTGCGACACTTCTT
The window above is part of the Halobacteriovorax sp. HLS genome. Proteins encoded here:
- a CDS encoding NAD-dependent epimerase; the encoded protein is MKVLITGSAGFIGYHCTKRCVELGYDVVGIDSINDYYDVQLKEDRLKDLGLYGKEFELSSHKNLKFKKIDISNHVDIMKLFSVEKIEVVIHLAAQAGVRYSIEHPHSYIKSNAEGFLNILEGCRNYKVKHLLFASSSSVYGMNEKVPFSVNDPVAHPVSLYAATKRSNELMAHTYSHLYGIPATGLRFFTVYGPWGRPDMAPFLFTKSILNDEEIKIFNNGEMERDFTYIDDVIESVIRLIDKVPEPYDNTALISRSTSPYRIFNIGSSRPIKLLDFVSSIERATGINSKKKMMPMQDGDVITTFADVSDLSLEIDFKPSTLLNDGVLNFVNWFRGYYKV